A stretch of Lathyrus oleraceus cultivar Zhongwan6 chromosome 6, CAAS_Psat_ZW6_1.0, whole genome shotgun sequence DNA encodes these proteins:
- the LOC127094705 gene encoding uncharacterized protein LOC127094705, protein MPHHRIPGPRRAENRRWQWWRFKGNQEKQKKSLPSEQWLALESVEHIEEENAEKSRENKSVRMICRERWSENHSELRAVRKIEDERIVSYYIMLSSGITLIVELLKNSNEEKENIHSPRPLYLELHPVTTTKEPQVHKTQWEKHLEDELVKSRKENSELRSERDEWKKRASFARERFRSFKEESEKQVVYHIITCASAIESIENFMTAFTCLFLLIVVCVEK, encoded by the exons ATGCCTCACCACCGGATACCAGGACCTCGCCGCGCCGAAAATCGCCGCTGGCAATGGTGGAG ATTCAAAGGAAATCAAGAGAAACAAAAGAAAAGCCTACCTTCAGAGCAGTGGCTTGCTCTGGAAAGTGTTGAGCATATTGAAGAGGAGAATGCAGAGAAATCCCGAG AAAATAAGAGTGTGAGGATGATTTGCAGAGAGAGATGGAGTGAGAATCATAGCGAATTAAGA GCTGTTAGAAAAATAGAAGATGAGCGTATTGTTAGTTATTACATTATGTTGTCAAGTGGAATTACATTGATT GTTGAATTGCTCAAGAATTCAAATGAAGAGAAAGAGAATATTCATTCACCTAGGCCACTCTATTTGGAGCTTCATCCTG TTACTACTACTAAGGAACCACAAGTGCATAAAACTCAATGGGAGAAACACCTTGAAGATGAACTAGTAAAGTCTAg GAAAGAGAATTCCGAACTTCGGTCAGAGCGTGACGAGTGGAAGAAGCGAGCGAGTTTCGCTAGAGAAAGATTTCGAAGTTTCAAGGAAGAATCTGAAAAACAAGTAGTTTATCACATAATAACTTGCGCTTCAGCAATTGAATCAATTGAGAACTTCATGACAGCATTTACTTGTTTGTTTCTTCTTATAGTTGTCTGTGTTGAGAAATGA
- the LOC127093027 gene encoding uncharacterized protein LOC127093027, translating into MVESECTKLKKELQEQHKDIQYLTLESNRSHETARIATREVEAVKQELIEERKNVERIKENFIRDITFSDSKAIVAEAKLSDLQRKTKLRDYKACTICLTNEKDMAFGCGHMTCRDCGSKLSKCPICREQITSHIKLFSG; encoded by the exons ATGGTAGAG AGTGAATGTACTAAGCTGAAGAAAGAACTACAAGAACAGCATAAAGATATTCAGTATCTTACACTAGAATCTAACCGGAGTCACGAGACGGCACGAATCGCCACAAGAGAAGTTGAAGCAGTAAAACAAGAGCTTATAGAAGAGCGCAAAAATGTTGAACGAATTAAAGAGAATTTTATTAGAGATATTACATTCTCCGATTCAAAAGCTATTGTCGCCGAG GCAAAACTGAGTGatcttcaaagaaaaacaaaattgagAGATTATAAG GCATGCACTATATGTCTGACTAATGAGAAGGACATGGCATTTGGGTGTGGACACATG ACTTGCAGAGACTGTGGATCAAAGTTATCAAAGTGTCCAATATGTCGTGAGCAGATCACAAGTCATATTAAGTTGTTTTCTGGCTGA
- the LOC127094706 gene encoding probable peptide/nitrate transporter At3g43790, protein IVIGPALGGYLAQPAVKYPHLFPKDSFWDKFPYFLPSLSGSAFAFVVAIACIWLPETLHNHPLSNESIDDAEALETGNISNDDDKIIQKDENLFLNRPLMSSIIVYSIFSLYNVAYQEVFSLWAVSPGRFGGLNFTTDNVGDVLAISGIGLIVSQLFLYPSLERAFGPIKFARISAVLSIPLLQSYPFIAMLSGITLYLVINIASLLKNVLSMTIITGLFIMQNRAVEQHQRGAANGIAMTIMSIFKAIGPAGGGAV, encoded by the exons ATAGTAATTGGACCAGCATTGGGAGGTTATTTGGCTCAG CCAGCAGTGAAATACCCTCATCTATTTCCAAAAGACTCATTTTGGGATAA GTTTCCATATTTCTTGCCTTCCTTGTCAGGATCAGCTTTTGCATTTGTGGTAGCAATTGCATGCATCTGGCTTCCG GAAACACTTCACAACCACCCTCTAAGCAATGAGTCTATTGATGATGCTGAAGCTTTAGAAACTGGAAACATAAGTAATGACGACGACAAAATAATCCAAAAAGATGAAAACCTCTTCCTGAACAGGCCATTAATGTCATCTATTATTGTGTACAGCATTTTCTCACTTTATAATGTTGCTTATCAAGAG GTTTTCTCATTATGGGCTGTTAGTCCTGGAAGGTTTGGTGGTTTGAACTTTACAACTGATAATGTAGGCGATGTTCTCGCAATATCAG GTATTGGTCTTATTGTCTCCCAGCTTTTCCTCTACCCTTCATTGGAAAGAGCTTTCGGACCTATAAAATTTGCTCGCATCTCCGCA GTTTTATCAATACCTCTGTTGCAAAGTTACCCCTTCATAGCAATGCTTTCTGGCATTACGCTATACCTAGTTATTAATATTGCTTCTCTTCTGAAGAATGTTCTAAGT ATGACGATAATCACTGGTTTATTTATTATGCAAAATAGAGCCGTG GAACAACATCAAAGAGGGGCAGCTAATGGCATTGCTATGACTATAATGTCAATATTCAAAGCAATCGGTCCAGCGGGAGGTGGTGCAGTGTGA